Proteins from a single region of Chloroflexota bacterium:
- a CDS encoding DUF58 domain-containing protein has translation MTLLRSLIPRWRLLWLALAALAPLAFGDLLPGLQWLSLPLLVGVLGLVAVDVRMTASPDRLTVRRQVADRLSLGAENAVTLMLENRGPRPLAFRLRDEHPFEFRANQTFHEGTVPVGDSLAVRYILVPPRRGDYRFGRVVVRYRSALGLVDRQHAYPLDRDVRVYPNLLDLRRYDLLVRRGLEMEAGTRVARRFGAGTELERLREYVPDDELRRINWKATARRGIAISNEYETERSQNVVVLLDAGRLMGAVADGLTKLDHALNAGLLLTYAAGRRGDRVSLLAYADTVKAFLPPQKGRRAFLSILETLYRLEPELTESDHARAFTYLHSRGLRRSLLVLFTDLSDPEPSRALVAHLARAARQHLVAVVTVADPSLTGPAAREPRDAQQLYEQVVAQRLLDERRHVLASLSGQGVITLDLPADRLSAQVVATYLELKARGRL, from the coding sequence ATGACGTTGCTCCGCTCGCTGATCCCGCGCTGGCGGCTGCTCTGGCTGGCGCTGGCCGCCCTGGCGCCGCTGGCCTTTGGCGATCTGCTGCCGGGCCTCCAGTGGCTTTCCCTGCCGCTGCTCGTCGGCGTACTGGGGCTGGTGGCCGTCGATGTCCGCATGACGGCCAGCCCCGACCGCCTGACGGTCCGCCGGCAGGTGGCGGACCGGCTCTCGTTGGGGGCTGAGAACGCCGTCACACTGATGCTGGAGAATCGCGGGCCGCGCCCGCTCGCCTTCCGCCTGCGCGACGAGCACCCGTTCGAGTTCCGCGCCAACCAGACCTTCCACGAGGGCACGGTTCCCGTTGGCGACTCGCTGGCCGTGCGCTACATCCTGGTCCCGCCCCGCCGTGGCGACTATCGCTTCGGGCGGGTGGTCGTGCGCTACCGGAGCGCCCTCGGATTGGTGGACCGCCAGCACGCCTACCCGCTGGATCGCGATGTGCGCGTCTACCCGAACCTGCTCGATCTCCGCCGCTACGACCTGCTGGTGCGGCGTGGCCTGGAGATGGAGGCCGGCACCCGGGTGGCGCGCCGCTTCGGGGCTGGCACCGAGCTGGAGCGCCTGCGCGAGTACGTCCCCGACGACGAGCTTCGGCGCATCAACTGGAAGGCGACGGCCCGGCGGGGCATCGCCATCAGCAACGAGTACGAGACCGAGCGCAGCCAGAACGTGGTGGTGCTGCTGGATGCCGGCCGGCTGATGGGCGCGGTGGCGGACGGACTGACCAAGCTCGACCACGCCCTGAACGCCGGCCTGCTGCTGACCTACGCGGCCGGTCGGCGCGGCGACCGCGTCTCCCTGCTGGCCTACGCCGACACGGTCAAGGCGTTTCTCCCGCCCCAGAAGGGCCGGCGGGCGTTCCTCTCGATTCTGGAGACGCTCTACCGGCTGGAACCCGAGCTGACCGAGAGCGACCACGCCCGCGCGTTCACCTACCTGCACAGTCGCGGGCTGCGCCGCTCGCTGCTGGTGCTGTTCACGGACCTCTCGGACCCGGAGCCGTCGCGGGCGCTGGTGGCGCACCTGGCGCGAGCGGCCCGCCAGCATCTCGTGGCCGTGGTGACGGTGGCCGACCCGTCGCTGACCGGCCCGGCCGCCCGCGAGCCGCGCGACGCCCAACAGCTCTACGAGCAGGTCGTGGCGCAGCGCCTGCTCGACGAGCGGCGGCATGTCCTGGCGAGCCTGAGCGGCCAGGGCGTCATCACGCTGGACCTGCCGGCCGACCGGCTGTCAGCCCAGGTGGTCGCCACCTACCTGGAGCTGAAGGCGCGCGGCCGCCTGTAG